In Ipomoea triloba cultivar NCNSP0323 chromosome 7, ASM357664v1, a single genomic region encodes these proteins:
- the LOC116024817 gene encoding copper transporter 6-like: MDKGGMNHMHGMGMPPSSPAAAANGTFRHRHMMMHMTFFWGKNTEVLFSGWPGYDHLGMYILSLVVVFVLAVLVEWLSNCNYIKESANRAAAGLLQTAMYGLRIGLAYMLMLAVMSFNGGVFLVAIAGHTLGFLFFGSRVFNKPAANGKTTDLPPMSCNC; encoded by the coding sequence ATGGATAAGGGAGGGATGAACCACATGCACGGTATGGGGATGCCGCCGTCGTCGCCCGCCGCCGCCGCGAACGGCACTTTTCGCCACCGCCACATGATGATGCACATGACGTTCTTCTGGGGGAAGAACACGGAGGTCCTCTTCTCGGGCTGGCCGGGATACGACCACCTGGGCATGTATATTCTGTCGCTGGTTGTCGTCTTCGTTCTCGCGGTTCTGGTGGAGTGGTTGTCGAATTGCAACTACATCAAGGAAAGCGCGAACCGTGCGGCGGCGGGGCTCCTCCAGACCGCCATGTACGGCCTCAGAATTGGGCTCGCGTATATGCTGATGCTGGCCGTGATGTCATTCAACGGCGGCGTATTTCTGGTGGCCATCGCCGGACACACGCTCGGGTTTTTGTTCTTCGGGAGTCGGGTCTTCAACAAGCCCGCGGCGAACGGGAAGACCACAGATCTCCCACCTATGAGCTGCAATTGCTGA
- the LOC116024894 gene encoding probable serine/threonine-protein kinase PBL9 — translation MGICLSARIKAESPSCTGLSSRFVSTDGANLNKSGSKNAVPPAPRSEGEILKSTTLKSFNFADLKVATRNFRPDSVLGEGGFGSVFKGWIDENSFSATKPGTGLVIAVKKLNQEGFQGHREWLAEVNYLGQFSHPHLVKLIGYCLEDEHRLLVYEFMPRGSLENHLFRRGSYFQPLSWTLRLKVALGAAKGLAFLHCAETKVIYRDFKTSNILLDSNYNAKLSDFGLAKDGPTGDKSHVSTRVMGTYGYAAPEYLATGHLTTRSDVYSFGVVLLEMLSGRRAIDKNRPSGQHNLVEWAKPYLAIKRKVHRVLDNRLEGQYSLDVAQKVAFIALRCLSTDARIRPTMDDVVRELEKLNETQDMENTGKPTGNGSKLRRRSTGDAAGLNSQVSFPKQSASSLLPNMSLKASA, via the exons ATGGGGATTTGCTTGAGTGCTAGAATCAAAGCTGAAAGCCCTTCTTGTACAG GGCTAAGTTCAAGATTTGTTAGCACAGATGGGGCTAATCTGAACAAATCTGGCAGCAAGAATGCTGTGCCACCGGCTCCCCGGAGCGAGGGTGAGATCTTGAAGTCTACCACTTTGAAAAGCTTTAATTTTGCTGATCTCAAAGTGGCTACCAGGAATTTTCGTCCTGATAGCGTGCTGGGAGAAGGCGGGTTTGGCTCCGTCTTCAAAGGCTGGATTGATGAGAATTCATTCTCGGCAACCAAGCCCGGGACTGGCCTAGTGATTGCTGTCAAGAAGCTAAACCAGGAAGGTTTTCAGGGCCACAGGGAATGGCTG GCAGAAGTGAACTATTTGGGCCAGTTTTCACACCCTCATCTTGTTAAACTGATTGGCTATTGCTTGGAGGATGAACATCGTCTTTTAGTGTATGAATTCATGCCACGGGGCAGCCTGGAAAACCATTTATTTAGGA GGGGCTCATACTTCCAACCTCTGTCCTGGACTTTGCGTTTGAAGGTTGCTCTTGGAGCTGCCAAGGGGCTCGCTTTTCTTCACTGTGCTGAAACCAAAGTCATATATCGTGATTTCAAAACATCTAACATTTTACTCGATTCA AACTACAACGCCAAGCTCTCTGACTTTGGCTTAGCAAAGGATGGACCAACCGGAGATAAAAGCCATGTCTCAACGAGGGTAATGGGCACTTATGGATATGCAGCTCCGGAATACTTAGCCACTG GTCATTTGACTACCAGGAGTGATGTGTATAGTTTTGGAGTTGTTCTTCTTGAAATGCTATCAGGTCGAAGAGCAATCGACAAGAATAGACCATCTGGACAACACAACCTGGTAGAATGGGCTAAACCGTACTTGGCTATCAAACGTAAAGTCCACCGAGTTCTGGATAACCGTCTTGAAGGACAGTATTCACTGGATGTCGCCCAGAAAGTAGCGTTCATTGCCTTGCGGTGCCTATCCACCGATGCTAGGATTAGGCCTACCATGGACGACGTGGTTAGAGAACTGGAGAAGCTTAACGAGACTCAGGATATGGAAAACACCGGCAAGCCCACTGGCAATGGTTCTAAACTTCGCAGACGAAGCACTGGTGATGCTGCCGGTTTAAACTCACAAGTCTCGTTTCCAAAACAATCTGCTTCTTCCCTCTTGCCAAACATGTCGCTGAAAGCATCCGCTTGA